The Glycine max cultivar Williams 82 chromosome 12, Glycine_max_v4.0, whole genome shotgun sequence genome window below encodes:
- the LOC106795437 gene encoding gibberellin 2-beta-dioxygenase 8 produces the protein MAHEPPFLETYKTLVQKHQGDSRNGYSSCSIVERCDIPLIDLSRLSLEREECMREIAEAAREWGFFQVVNHGISHELLKSLQIEQKKVFYQPFVNKSSTQAKAYRWGNRFATDLRQLSWSEAFHFYLTDISRMDKHETLRSSLEAFAIRMFSVAQSLAEILVCRLNTKSNYFREHCLPESSFIRLNRYPPCPISSKVHGLLPHSDTSFLTIVHQDQVGGLQLLKDGKWVGVKPNPHALVVNIGDLFQALSNGVYKSIKHRVVAAEKVERFSMAFFYCPSEEAVIKSKIKPLMYRKFTLMEYRQQTEKDVKQTGDKVGLSRFLL, from the exons ATGGCTCATGAACCACCATTCCTCGAGACCTACAAGACCCTTGTGCAAAAACACCAAGGGGATTCAAGGAATGGGTACTCCTCCTGCTCTATAGTGGAGAGATGTGATATACCTTTGATCGACCTTAGCCGGTTAAGTCTTGAGAGAGAAGAATGCATGAGAGAAATTGCAGAAGCTGCAAGAGAATGGGGTTTCTTTCAAGTTGTTAATCATGGAATTTCACATGAGCTTCTGAAGAGCCTGCAAATTGAGCAAAAGAAAGTGTTCTATCAACCATTTGTGAACAAGTCATCAACACAAGCCAAAGCTTACAGGTGGGGGAATCGATTTGCTACCGATCTGAGACAACTGTCATGGTCAGAAGCCTTTCATTTCTATCTGACAGACATCTCAAGGATGGACAAACATGAAACTCTGAG atcaaGTCTTGAAGCTTTTGCAATAAGAATGTTCTCCGTTGCCCAAAGCTTGGCGGAAATACTGGTGTGCAGATTGAATACGAAATCCAACTATTTCCGAGAACATTGCTTGCCAGAAAGTTCTTTCATTCGACTGAATAGATACCCTCCATGCCCTATATCGTCAAAGGTGCATGGCTTGTTGCCTCACAGTGACACTAGTTTTCTTACCATCGTGCATCAAGACCAGGTTGGGGGATTGCAATTGCTGAAAGATGGAAAATGGGTTGGTGTCAAGCCTAATCCACATGCTCTGGTCGTTAATATTGGTGACTTATTTCAG GCATTGAGCAATGGTGTTTATAAAAGCATAAAACACCGAGTGGTTGCTGCTGAGAAAGTAGAGAGGTTTTCTATGGCATTTTTCTATTGCCCCTCTGAGGAGGCagttataaaaagtaaaatcaagCCACTTATGTACAGAAAATTCACTTTGATGGAGTATAGACAACAAACTGAGAAAGATGTCAAGCAAACCGGGGATAAAGTGGGGCTCTCTAGATTTCTTCTGTAG